A portion of the Stigmatella aurantiaca DW4/3-1 genome contains these proteins:
- a CDS encoding metallophosphoesterase, translated as MSAFLSMTRTLCVLLVAPVLGAAAPGAPPRLEEVVEDTFSGVERVVAVGDVHGDVEALKEVLRLAGLIDAKDQWTGGKTHLVQTGDIADRGARTREAFELMMRLEREALAAGGRVHLLLGNHEVMNMRGDLRYVTPEELASFAGLEATPDAPGAPKGLEGHRAAYGLEGRYGRWLRSHPAVVRIDGTLFLHGGLHPEVPAKTLGALNRWTRQDLFPDAAPGGGTDAKGPLWFRGYAQEEEALWSQGLDAVLERFGARRMVMGHTPTKDGRIGVRFGGRAVLIDTGLSTYYGRHLAALEIRGDRLTALYPDGRVSLLTPGVKQGAGKPAAGKAASGR; from the coding sequence ATGTCTGCCTTTCTCTCGATGACACGTACCCTGTGTGTCTTGCTCGTGGCCCCCGTGCTGGGGGCAGCGGCACCGGGAGCGCCCCCCCGCCTGGAAGAGGTGGTGGAAGACACCTTCTCCGGGGTGGAGCGGGTGGTGGCGGTGGGAGATGTCCACGGCGACGTCGAGGCGTTGAAGGAGGTGCTCCGCCTGGCGGGGCTCATCGATGCGAAGGACCAGTGGACGGGGGGGAAGACGCACCTGGTCCAGACAGGAGACATCGCCGATCGGGGCGCCCGGACGCGGGAGGCCTTCGAGCTGATGATGCGGTTGGAGCGCGAGGCGCTCGCCGCCGGGGGGCGCGTCCACTTGCTGCTGGGCAACCATGAGGTGATGAACATGCGCGGGGACTTGCGCTACGTCACCCCGGAGGAACTGGCGTCCTTCGCTGGCCTGGAGGCCACGCCCGACGCTCCGGGCGCACCCAAGGGGCTCGAGGGGCACCGGGCGGCCTATGGCCTTGAAGGGCGCTATGGCCGGTGGCTGCGGAGCCATCCCGCGGTGGTGCGCATCGATGGCACCCTCTTCCTGCACGGCGGGCTTCACCCAGAAGTGCCGGCCAAGACGCTCGGGGCCCTCAACCGCTGGACGCGCCAGGATCTCTTCCCGGACGCGGCGCCGGGAGGGGGGACGGACGCGAAGGGCCCGCTGTGGTTCCGGGGCTATGCGCAGGAGGAGGAGGCGCTGTGGAGCCAGGGGTTGGACGCGGTGCTGGAGCGCTTCGGTGCGCGGCGGATGGTGATGGGACACACCCCCACGAAGGATGGGCGCATCGGGGTGCGCTTCGGAGGACGGGCGGTGCTCATCGACACGGGCTTGAGCACCTACTACGGGCGGCACCTCGCGGCGCTGGAGATCCGCGGGGACCGGCTCACCGCCCTCTATCCCGACGGGCGGGTGAGCCTGCTGACCCCAGGGGTGAAGCAGGGCGCGGGCAAGCCCGCGGCGGGCAAGGCGGCCTCGGGGCGCTGA